Below is a window of Acidobacteriota bacterium DNA.
GGCGCTGCCAAACTTCTTTGAGTTGCGTTAACGGGTTGGCCATCAATACTGAAAGCTGCGTTACACCTGCATACGCATGATTTCTTCGTAAGCGCCGATCACTTTGTTGCGCACTTGCAGCGCCAGTTGAAAGCTCAGGTCTTCGGCTTGCAGCGTCACCATCGTGCGGTGCAAATCGGGTGATTCACCGGCCACGGCGCGCGCCATTTCTTCTTCGACCGTGTGCTGGCCGC
It encodes the following:
- the fliE gene encoding flagellar hook-basal body complex protein FliE, translated to MIEGISAAITSVTSTATGTAGQATGGALGTGDGSFGSFVRGAVERLDRGQHTVEEEMARAVAGESPDLHRTMVTLQAEDLSFQLALQVRNKVIGAYEEIMRMQV